GAGCTCGCCCCCTTCGCCGTGTGGGGCACCCCCGTGCCCCGGCTCCTCGGGGGCGACCTGGTCTGGCTGGTCGACGGCTATCTCGCCTCGGACGCGTTCCCCGGCTCCAGCCGGGTGCGCTGGCGCGGGCGCTGGATCGGCACGCTCGTGGCGGGCTTCGTGGCGGTGGTCAACGCGGAATCCGGGGCCACCGACATCTACCTCCGGCACGGGGCAGGGGAGGTGGCCAAGGAATGGCAGGTGCTGACGGACAGCCTCATCCGGCCCAGTTCCGCCATCCCGCCCGAGGTGGTGCGCGCCCTGCCATACCCCGCCGAACTGCTCGAGGTCCAGCTCCGGGTGCTGGGCCAGGCGCACTGGGAGCTGGGAGAGGCGGTCGGACGCGGGGAGGCGGTGTCGGTCAGCGGCCCGCCGCCGGAAGGGATCTGGGAGGCCGATACCAGCGGGGTGGCGATCGTGGTGCCCTTTGCCCGCGCGGGCGCCCGGGAGGTCGCCGGCATCGTGCAGGCGCATGTGGCCGATGGCTGGGAGCACCTCGCGCTGTTCCGCCTCGACACCCTCGTCTCCCTGCCGGACCCCACCGCCCTCGCTACGCGATGGGGGAAGTTCCCGACCTTCCAGCAGCTCCGCGACTCGGTGGAAAAAGAGGGATCGCGGCTCGAGGCCGGGCCGGTGCGTTACTGGCCCACGGCGGTCGGGCTGGGGGCCTACCAGCCCTGGTTTGCCCACCGGGAGGGGACGGAGCCGATGCTCAAGTGGGTGAGCCTCGCGGTGCCCGACCGGCGCGGGGCGGGGCACGATTTCGAGGAGGCCTGGCAGAACCTGCTCGGGCTCTCCGCCCCCATCATCAGCGCCGGCGCGAGGGGCAGCCAGCTGCTCGAGGCCCGGCGGCATCTCGATGCCGCCGAGACGGCGCTGACCCGCGGCGACCTGGAGGGCTTCGCCCGTGCGTGGGAGGCACTCAAGCGCACCCTCCGATCGCCCTAAGTGCCAATCTTGCTTTCGGTTAGCTCACCCCTTACCTTCCGCCCCGCCATGCACCCCCGCCGCCAGTGCGCCGGGTGCGCCGTTCGTCTCCGCCGTCCGAGGACATCGTGAATCTCCATGAATATCAGGGGCGCGCCCTGTTCCGCGCCGCGGGCATCCCGATGCCCGACGGCGACGTCGCGTCGACGCCCAGCGAGGCCGAGGCGATCGCCCGGCGGGTCGGGGGCACCGTCGTCGTGAAGGCGCAGGTCCACGCGGGTGGGCGGGGCAAGGCGGGGGGAGTCAAGCTCGCGAAGAATGCGGCCGAGGCGGCGGAAGCCGCCGAGAAGATCCTCGGCATGGCCATCAAGGGCCTGGTGGTGCAGCGGGTCCTGGTGGTGCCGGCGGCGGATATCGCCAGCGAGGCCTACGTGGGCCTGATCATGGACCGGGCCACGCAGCGGCCCGTCTTCATGGTGAGCCCCGCCGGGGGCATCGACATCGAGGAGGTGGCCGCCAAGACGCCGGAGAAGATCCGCCGGCTCGCGGTTGATCCCCGCTACGGCCTGCTGCCCCACCAGGCGCTGCAGCTGGCGCTCTTCCTGTACCAGGATATCGCCAAGGCCCGGGCCGCGGCGCGCATCATGGAGCAGCTCTACCAGGTCTTCACGGGCAACGGGTGTTCGCTGGCGGAGATCAACCCGCTCGTGACCACGCCGGACGGCCGGGTCGTGGCGCTCGATGCCAAGATCTCCATCGACGACAACGAGCTCGATCGCCGGCCCGACCTCGCGCTGCTGCGTGACGAGTCGGCGGAGGAGCCGAGCGAGGTGCAGGCCCGCCGTGCCAACCTCACGTTCATCAAGCTCGAGGGGAACGTGGGCTGCGTCGTCAACGGCGCGGGCCTGGCGATGGCCACGATGGACCTGGTCAAGTTCTACGGTGGCGAGCCGGCAAACTTCCTCGACATCGGGGGCAGTTCCAACCCCGACAAGGTCGTCAACGCCCTCCGCATCATCACCAGCGACGCCAACGTCAAGGCGATCCTCTTCAATATCTTCGGCGGGATCACCCGCACCGATGACGTGGCCAACGGGATCAAGACGGCGCTGTCGCAGTTCCCCGTGAAGGTCCCGATCGTGGTGCGCCTGACCGGCACCAACGAGGCGGAGGCGGTGAAGATCCTGCAGGGCATCGGCATGACCGCGCTCTCCGACATGGACGAGGCGGTCCAGAAGGTCGTCGCGCTGGTCCGGGGGGCCGCATGAGCATCTTCATCGACAAGGGCACCCGCCTGGTGGTGCAGGGCATCACCGGGCGCGACGGCTCGTTCCACACCCGGCAGATGCTGGAGTACGGCACCCAGGTGGTGGCCGGCGTGACGCCGGGCAAGGGTGGGCAGCTGTTCGAGGGCAAGGTGCCGGTGTTCAACACGGTCGAGGAGGCCGTCACGGCCACCGGGGCCAACACCTCCGTGATCTACGTGCCTCCCGCCGGGGCGGCCGGCGCCATCTTCGAGGCCGCCGATGCCGGGCTCGGGCTGGTCGTCTGCATCACCGAGGGGGTCCCGGTCATGGACATGACCCGGGTGCTCCCCTATGTCCGCGAGCGCGGCGCCCGGCTCCTCGGCCCCAACTGCCCGGGGCTGATCACGCCGGGCGCCGCCAAGGTGGGCATCATCCCGGGGAATATCTGCCTCCCTGGGCGGGTGGGGCTGGTCTCCCGCTCCGGCACCCTCACCTACGAGGTGGTGAACCACCTCACCCGGCACAAGATCGGGCAGAGCACCTGCGTCGGGATCGGCGGGGACCCGCTCAACGGGACCTCCTTCATCGACTGCCTGCGGGCGTTCCAGGACGATCCAGGCACCGAGCTGATCGTCATGATGGGCGAGATCGGTGGCACCGACGAGCAGAACGCCGCCGCGTTCGTGCGGGACCACGTGACCAAGCCGGTGGTTGGGTTCATCGCGGGCCAGACGGCACCGCCGGGGCGGCGGATGGGCCACGCCGGCGCCATCATTTCGGGGTCGTCCGGGACGGCGGCCGAGAAGATCGCCGCCTTCGAGGCCGCGAAGATCGCGGTCATGCGGCGGCCGGTGGACGTGGTGGAGTTGGTCAAGGCGCGGCTCAAGTAGATCCCGCGCCCCGCGGCGGGGCGCGGCACCCATCACCCTGAATCACGGACGACACGACGTGGCCAAGATCCTCACGCTGGGCATGCTCAAGCCCGACGCGATCGCCAGCGGCAAGGCGGGGCAGATCATCGCCCACATCCAGAAGGAAGGCTTCACCATCCGGGCGGCCCGGCTGACCCGGCTGTCGGAGGCCCAGGCGGCCAGGTTCTACGAGGTCCACAAGGACCGGCCCTTCTACAAGGACCTGGTCTGGTTCATGACCTCCGGCCCGGTCCTGCCGATGGCCTTGGAGCGGGACGATGCCGTGGCCCATTTCCGGAAGATCCTGGGGGCCACCGACCCGGCCGAGGCCGAGGCGGGCACCATCCGCAAGCTGTACGCGGAATCCAAGGGAAAGAACGCGGTCCACGGGTCCGACAGCCCGGAGAACGGGGTGCGTGAGGTGGCCTTCTTCTTCCCGGAGAGCGAGATCGCCGGGCTCTGGGGTTGAACCGGCCGCGCCGGGCCGTCCCGGGAGCAGATTTCGCGGAGGCCCAACGGTGATCTTGACCCAAGTCGTTGTCCCGGTTAGGTTTTGGGGCTATGCTTCTGGTGGACGTTCGGCAGCTGCACGACGGCCCCGTCGAGACCGAAGGCCAGCTCGCCGCGGATGATCCGTTGTTCACGGGCCTCGAGCTCCAGCTCGAGGGCCCGGTGCGGGTCTCGGGTCGACTGGCCGAGACGGGGACCGAGGAGTTCTTCTGGCGCGCGCACGTGGCCGGTCGGCTCCGCGGGGCCTGCCGGCGCTGCCTGGCCGATGTGGTGGTTCCCCTCGAGCAGGATATCGAGGTGCTGTTCAGCGCCGACCCGGAGGCCGCCGACGACCCGGCCGTCTACCCGGTGGAAGCGCCTGTGACCCGGATCGATGTCCGGCCGGCGGTGCGTGAGGAAGTGGCCCTGGCGGCCTCGACCTTCCCGCTCTGCCGCGAGGACTGCGCCGGCCTCTGTCCCCGCTGCGGGACGGATCTCAACACCGGGCCGTGCGGCTGCGCGGCCCCTTCTCGCTGAGGCTTCACGATGGCTGTCCCGAAGCGCAAGACGTCCAAGTCCCGCAAGCGGCTCCGGCGGGGGCACCACAAGGCCGCCTCCGTGGCCACCCAGCCGTGTCCGCGCTGCACCTCCCCGAAGCTGTCGCACCGGGTCTGCCCGACCTGCGGCTACTACCGGGGCAAGAAGATGATTGAGGTCGAGGACGCCTGACGGTGATCCGGATCGCTCTCGACGCCATGGGCGGGGACAACGCCCCGCAGGCGGAAGTCGAGGGTGCCGTACAGGCCCTGACCGAGCTCCCCCCGGGGTTCGTGATCCAGCTGGTGGGGCGACGCGAGGCCATCGAGGCCGAGCTGGCCCGCCACCCCGGCGTCGACCGGTCGCGCATCGAACTCCATGATGCGCCCGACGTCATCGGCATGCACGAGAAGCCGCTGGCCGCCATCCGCAAGAAGCCCAACTCGAGCCTGGCCATCGGGCTCGGCCTGCAGAAGGCGGGCGCGTCGGACGCCCTGGTCTCCGCCGGCAACACCGGCGCGGTGCTGGTGGGCTCCACGCTGCTGCTGGGCCTCCACGAGGGCGTGGAGCGCGCCACCGTCGCCTCGCTCATCCCCAGCACCGACGACCCCGTCCTCCTCCTCGACGCCGGCGCCACCATCGACTGCTCGCCCCGCGAGCTGGTCGGCTTTGCCTGGCTCGGCACCATCTACATGCAGGATGTGCTGGGCCGCCCCAACCCCAAGGTCGGGCTCCTCAACGTGGGCGAGGAGGACGAGAAGGGGAACGCGGCGGCCAAGGAGGCGCACCAGCTCCTCAAGCAGGCCGCCGGGATCACTTACGTCGGGAACGTCGAGGGCCGGGACATCGTCGCCGGTCACCCCGCGGTCGGCATGCTCGACATCGTGGTGTGCGACGGCTTCGTCGGCAACATCGTGCTCAAGTTCTACGAGTCGGTGGCCAAACTCATCGTCAAGCTGGTCAAGCGGGAATCGCCTGCGGTGCTGCAGCAGCCTGAGATCCGCGGTGTGTTCCGGCACCTGGACTACAGCGAGTATGGCGGCGCCCCGCTGCTCGGGGTCAAGGGCGTGAGCATCATCTGCCACGGGTCCTCCTCGCCCAACGCGTTCAAGAACGCGATCCGGGTGGCCACCCAGGCCGTCGCCCACGACCTGAGCGCGCACATCGGGGCCAAGTTCGCGCGCCGCGAGGCGGAGTCCCGCCCCTGATGCAGCGGCCCTTCGCGCATCTCGCCGGTCTCGGCGTCTACCTCCCGTCGCAGGTCGTGACCAACCAGGACTTCGCCACCCGCCTGGAGACCTCCGACCAGTGGATCGTGGAGCGCACCGGCATCCGGGAGCGCCGCTACGCCTCCCCGGCCGAGCCGGTGTCGGTCATGGCCCGGGGCGCGAGCGAGGCCGCGTTGCAGCGCGCCGGCCTGACCGCCGCCGAGCTCGACGCCATCCTGGTGGCCACCGCCTCGCCGGACCGGCCGCTCCCCTCGACCGCCTGCAGCCTGCAGGCCCTCCTCGGGGCCCAGAAGGCGGCCGCCTTCGATCTGTCGGCCGCCTGCTCCGGGTTCCTCTACGGCCTCACGGTGGCCGAGGGGCTCATCTGCGCCGGGCAGGCCCGGCACGTGCTCGTCGTCGGGGGCGAGAAGCTCACCGCGATCACCGACCAGCAGGACCGCTCCACCGCGATCCTGTTCGGCGATGGGGTGGGCGCGGCGATCGTCTCCGCGGGCAGCCGGGACGGACGGGGGATCCTCTCCACGTTCATCAAGTCCGATGGCCGCCTCGCGGAGCTGCTCTACATCCCGGGCGGTGGCACCCTCGACCCGATCAGCGAGAAGGTGGTCCGGGAGCGGTCGCACTACATGAAAATGGCCGGCCGCGAGGTCTTCAAGCACGCGGTGCTCACCATGGCGGAGGCCTGTGACGAGGCCATCCGACGGGCGGGCATCACGCCGGACGCGATCGACCTCATGGTGCCGCACCAGGCCAACGTGCGGATCATCGACGCGACCGCCAAGCACGGCGGGATCCCGCCCGAGAAGGTGGTCGTGACCGTCGACCGGTACGGCAACACCTCCGCGGCCTCGATCCCGATGGCGCTGGCGCACGCGGAGGCGACCGGGCGGCTGCAGCCGGGCATGCTGGTGCTGCTCGTGGCGTTCGGCGCGGGGTTCACCTGGGGCAGCGCGGTGATCCGGTGGTGACCGTGGTCATGTGCCCCGGCCAGGGGGCCCAGAGGGTCGGCATGGGGAAGGACCTGGCCGAGCGGTTTCCCGAGGCCCGGGACACCTTTGCCCGCATCGACGACGCCCTCGGGGTGGCCCTCTCCCGGATCATGTGGGAGGGCCCCGAGGCGGAACTCACCCTCACTCACAACACCCAGCCGGCGATCCTGGCCCACAGCGCCGCGGTGTGGGCGGTGGTGGGGGAGCGGCTTGGTCCCACCCTCCGCGCGGCGGCCGGCCACAGCCTTGGCGAATACAGCGCCTACGTGGCCGCGGGCGCGCTGGATGCCGCCAGCGCCGCGCGGCTGGTGCGCCGGCGCGGCGAACTCATGTACGAGGCAGGCACCCGCCGGCCTGGCGCCATGGCCGCGGTGCTGGGGCTCGACACCGCCCAGGTCGAGGCGGCCTGTGCCGAGGCCTCCACCGGCGCCGAAGTCGCCGTGGCGGCCAACCTCAACGCGCCCGACCAGACCGTCCTCTCCGGCGACCCGGCGGCGGTGGAACGCGCGGGGGCGGGGTGCAAGGCGCGCGGGGCCAAGCGGGTGATCGGGCTCAAGGTGAGCGGGGCGTTCCACTCCCCGCTGATGGAGCCGGCTGTCGCCGGCCTGGCGGAGGCGCTGGCGGGGGCCACCTTCGCCGACCCGAGGGTCCCGATCGTGGCCAACGCCAGCGCGGAGCCGGTGGCCACCGCGGCCCGCGCGCGGGCCCTGCTCGCGGCTCAGCTCACCGCGCCGGTCCGCTGGGTGGGGTGCATGCAGCAGGCGGCGGTGCTGGCGCCCGGCGCCACGTTCGTCGAGGTCGGCCCGGGCAACGTCCTGGCCGGCCTGCTCAAGCGGATCGTGCCGGGGGCGCCCACGCTCACACTGGGCACCGCCGACGACGTCGAGACGTTCCTCACCACCAGCTGACGGCGACCGGACGCATGGCGCATCCCATCGATCTCGGCGGCAAGACCGCCTTTGTCACCGGGTCCACCCGCGGCATCGGCCGCGCGGTGGCCGGTGCGCTGCACCAGGCGGGGGCCCGGGTGGCGATCGTGGGCCGGGACCAGGCCCGCGCCGAGGCCGTGGCCGCGGAGCTCGGGGAGCGGGCCTGCGGGGTGGCCTGCGACGTGGCCGATGGAGCCCAGGTCGAGGCCGCGGTGGCCCAGGCGGAGCAGGCGCTCGGCCCGGTGGACATCCTGGTGAACAACGCCGGCATCACCCGCGACAACCTGCTCCTGCGGATGAGCGAGTCCGAGTGGCACGAGGTGCTCGAGGCGAACCTCACCGGTGCCTTCCACACCACGAAGGCCGTGCTCAAGGGCATGATGAAGCGGCGCGCCGGCCGGATCATCAACGTGACCAGCATCATCGGCCTGACCGGCAACAAGGGCCAGGCCAACTACGCCGCCAGCAAGGCGGGGCTGATCGGCCTGACCAAGTCGGTGGCCAAGGAGTACGGCAGCCGGGGCCTGCTGGTCAATGCCGTGGCCCCCGGGTTCATCGACACCGACATGACCAGCGCCTTGCCCGAGGAGGCCCGGACGGCCATGTTGGGCGGCATCGTGCTGGGCCGCTTCGGACGCCCCGAGGACGTGGCGGGCGCCGTCCTCTTTCTGGCCTCCGATCTGGCGGGCTACATTACCGGACAGGTCCTGGTGGTGGACGGCGGACTCGCCGTCTGATCCCGGGCCCCACTTTACCCCCACCTCTCCAAGAGGAACGTCATGAGCAACGTTGAAGAACGCGTCAAGGACATCATCGTCGAGGAACTCGGCGTCGAACGTGAGAAGCTCACGAACGAGGCCAGCTTCATGGAAGACCTCGGCGCGGACAGCCTCGACACTGTCGAGCTCGTGATGGCGTTCGAGAAGGAATTCGACATCGACATCCCCGACGAAGAGGCGGAGAAGCTGCGCACCGTCGGCGACGCGCTGAAGTACCTGCACGAGAAGCTCGGGAAGTAGCTTGGCGCGCCGAGTCGTCGTGACCGGGGTCGGGCTGGTGTCTCCGCTCGGCCCCGACGTGGAGAGCACGTGGAGCGGCCTGCTGGCGGGCCGTTCCGGGGCCGCGCCCATCACCAAGTTCGACCCGGCGCGGCTGAGCGTCCGGTTCGCGTGCGAGGTGAAGGGGTTCGACCCGCTCGCCTACATGGACCGCAAGGAAGCCAAGCGCTTCGACCTGTTCTCCCAGTTTGCGCTGGGCGCCGCCCACCAGGCGATGACCCAGGCGCAGCTCGAGGGCAAGGTGCCCGACCCCAACCGGGTGGGCGTCATCCTCGGCAGCGGCATCGGGGGGATGCAGACGTACGAGGACAACTGCGCCGCGTACATCCTCAAGGGCCCCGACCGGGTGTCTCCCTTCTTCGTGCCGATGTTCATCGCCAACATGGCCCCGGGCCTGGTGTCGATGCGCTACGGTCTCAAGGGCCCCAACTACGCCACCGTCTCGGCCTGCGCCTCCTCCGCGCACGCCATCGGCGAGTCGTACAACCTGATCCGCGCCGGCACCGCCGACGCCATGGTCACCGGCGGGTCGGAGGCGGCGATCACCGGCCTCACCGTGGCCGCCTTCTCCAACATGAAGGCCATGTCCACCCGCAATGATGACCCGACCACCGCCAGCCGGCCCTTCGACAAGGACCGGGACGGCTTCGTGCTCGGCGATGGCGGAGCGGTGGTGGTGCTGGAGAGCCTGGAGCATGCCCAGCGGCGTGGCGCCACGATCCTCGCCGAGGTGGTGGGCTACGGGCTGAGCGGCGATGCATACCACATGTCCGCGCCCGCACCCGAGGGCGAGGGCGCTCAGCGCGCCATGAAGATGTGCCTGGCCGACGGCGGCCTCCGCCCCGAGGTGGTGGGGTACATCAATGCACACGGCACCTCCACGCCCCAGGGCGACATCGCCGAGACCCAGGCGGTCAAGGCGGTCTTCGGGAGCCACGCCGCGTCGCTCATCTTCGGCTCCACCAAGTCGATGACCGGGCACCTCCTCGGCGGCGCGGGGGCGCTCGAGTTCGCGGTCTCCATGCTGGTGGCCACGACGGGCAAGGTCCCGCCGACGATCAACCAGTTCCACACCGATCCCGAGTGCGACCTCTTCTGCGCGCCCAACACCATGGTCGAACGCGCCGTGGATGTGGCCATGTCCAACTCCTTCGGGTTCGGTGGCCACAACGTGTCGCTGGCGGTCCGGCGCTTCATGGCCTGAGCCGGCACGGCGGCACGGCGTACCTCGCGGCCCCCGGTTGACGAACGTCGCCGGGGGCCGCAGCCTTCAGGGAAGGCCCTCGGTCGTGTTTCCCCCTTCCGGTCCCACTCCATGCCCACCTGGCACCGCCTCGGTACCCGTGAGGAGCTCGCCGCCCGGGCGCCCCTGGCGCTCAAGCTTGACCGGCAGCAGGTCGCGGTGTTCCTCCACGAGGGGCAGTTCCGGGCCATCGGCAATCGCTGCAACCACCGCGGCGGCCCGCTGTGCGAGGGCCAGGTCCGGGGTGAGTTCGTCATGTGCCCCTGGCACGCCTGGGAATACAGCCTCATCACCGGGCAGGGCCCGCCGGGATACGAGGCGGAGGCGGTGCCGGTCTTTGCCATCGAGGAGCGCCCCGACGGCGTCTACCTGGACACCGACCCGGTGCGGCCACGGCGCCTGGTACGGCACGACCCGCATCCGCTCACGGTGCTCGACACTCGCCCGGCCGGGGGCCCCCCGCGCGTCCTTGGCCTGTCCACCACCGGGATGGACGACGGCAATCCCCGCTTCTCGACGTCGGATCACCTGCTGGAGGCCGCGCTGGGGCACGCCCGTTCCCACCTGGGCGCGGAGACCCGCCTGCTGCGGCTGCGGGAGCTCCAGTTCCGGGCCTGCGAGGGGAACTACTCCAAGGCGGCGCAGGCCTGCACCTGGCCCTGCGCCATCACGGAGCGTGACCCGGAGGACCAGCTGACCCCGGTGTACGAGGGGCTGGTGCAGTGGGCCGACGTGGTCCTCCTTGCCACGCCCATCCGGTGGGGCCAGGCCTCGGCGCTGTACTACCGCATGGCGGAGCGCCTCAACTGCATCCAGAACCAGATGACCATCCACAACCGGTGCCTGATCCAGCGCAAGGTCGCGGCGTTCATCGTCACCGGGGGCCAGGACAACGTGCAGGGGGTCGCGGGGCAGCTGCTGACCTTCTGGGGCGAGCTGGGGTTCCTGTTCCCGCAGTTCCCGTTCATCGCCCACACGCGTGGCTGGGACGCCGAGGACATGGAGACCAACGTCCGACAGGTGCGGGCCAGCGAGGCCCTCGCCGGCGCCGCCCGCGAACTGGCGGAGCGCTCGGTGGAGCTCTGGGCGTTGCTGGACCGGCACCGGGCCGCGACGGTGCGGCCGATGGAGCGGAGTGGCCGCAAGGCCCAGCGGCTGGGGGGAGTGCCGGCTGCGGAGGAGGAGGCTAGCGGGTGAGCGGGGGCAGGGTGGAGTGCCGCAGCCCCTGGATGAGCAGGGCCAGGGAGATCGGAAAGCGCTCGCCCGCCGCCGGCGCGATCGTCGCGTAGCTGACCAGGGAGGTCCGCAGCCGCTCGTACGCGGCCGCGGCCTCCGGTTTCTGGAAGGTCACCCGGGCCGGCTCGAGCACCAGCCGGTTGCGCTCGGTGTTCAGAAGGGTGTACAGCTCCTCGAGGTTCCGGATCAGCGTTTCGGTCCGCGCCGCGCCCGCCATGTTCTCCAGGTGAATGAACCGCACCCGCCACTCGGACATCTCGGCCCGGGTCCAGCGGCCGGAAGCCAGCATGCGGCTGGCGGAGTCCTGGTAGGCCCCCTCGACGGCCAGGGCACGGGTCCGGAATCCGGCGCGCAGCACCCGGAAGACGTGTAGCCGCTCGAGCAGGGCGGCCACGCTGTCCTGGCTGCGCAGCCGTTCCATGGCGAGCAGGTCACCAAGGCCGAGGGTCCGAACACTGTCGGAGAAGGTGGCGCTGAGGATCTCCCCCGTCTGCACCAGCCGGTTGGCCAGGTTGTACGGCTCCATGCGAAGGCGGGTCTGGGCATCGCTGTGCTGCCCCGGCGCCGGGAGCGGGGGGAGGTTCCGGGCGCTGCGGGAGGAGTCCCGGAGTCGGATCGCCTCCTCGCTGGTCTCTGCGGTCGGGAGCACCGCCAGGCTGACGCCCACCAGCAGGATCAGGCCGGCCACGGCGGTGGCGGAGGGGAGGATCCACCCGGGACGCTTGCGGGCGGCCAGCTCGCGGGCGCTCTGGGACACCATCTGGTACACCGGCACGGTGCCACCATGCACCAGCTCGCCCACGGTTGGGAGTGGCGCCAGGTCCTCCTGGTCCACGGTGGCGACCAGGCTGGCGGCGCGCTCACGAGCGGCGGCGTACTCCGGGTGCACGGTGATCGGCAGCCACTGCTCGATCTTGGAGTGAAAGACCATCGCCTCAGGCGAAATCACCCCGCTCTGGATGCCCAGGGCGAGTTCTTCGACCGAACGGAATACGGCCTCCTCCCCGGAGGCGAGCCGGACACGGAACATGATGGAGCAGTATAACTTCGGCGCCTATCGGGCGGGAAGCACCAGCGCGGGATCAGCGGGCGGGGGGCGGGCTGCCGGTCCCGAGCGCCTGGAGCAGCCGGGGAATGGTGGCCCCGCTGGCGAGCTCCCGGGCATCCCTCCAGTCGGCCAGGGCGAGCAGGATCCGGCGGCGGATCTCGGTGTACTCCCGGGCCGTACGCGGCTCGGCGAAGCGCAGGGTCCCCGCGACGTAGCTGAACCGCCCCTGCTGGGCCACCAGGAGCGCAAACAGGCTGTCGACGTCGGCCAGGAGGGCGCGGGCCGACTCCGCGGTTTCGAACGACTCCCGCAACGAGCCCCGTCCGCCGGGATCGTCGGGCCGGAAGGTCTGCTCCAGCATTACCTCGCGACCGCGGTACACCCGGACGATATTCCCGGCCGCCGCGACGGTCCGGCGGGCCGCCCGGATGCTGTCGGGGCCGCTGAACCGGCTCGGGGCAAAGACGCGGCGGAACTGGACATAGTCGAAGCCCTCGTCCATCTCCGCGCGGGCCTCGGCGTAGGCCTCGACATAGGTCGGGGCCGCGTTCCGGCTCGCGGGCAGCCGCGACACCCGGGTCGGCTCCGCGTTGGCCAGGGGAATCGGACCCAGGGGCAGGGGGGCGGACGGCGCGGGATAGGCTCGGGAATACATGCCGGGCGCAGCGGGACTCGCGACCCGGGCTGGGCCCAGCGCGGGGGCGACGGGCTCGGCGGCCAGGGCCCCGTCCGCCGCGTGGGGCAGCGGCGGCATGGAGTCGAACGGGGACATCCCCTCCTGGACCTCGCCGGAAGGCACCCGCACCGAACCCAGCCAGCGAGCCAGCGGCGGACCGGCGAGCATGGCACCACCGCCAACGAGGCAGAGACCGCCCACCCCCATGGCCAGCGCCAGCATGACCCGGAGCTTCCGGGCGCGGGTTGCTCCGTGAAACACGGGCGCCTCGGTGGCCACTGGTGTGGGGTCCAGGGCGGGGTCGTACTCGGTCTCGATGGGGGGGACCGAATCGGGGAGGTACGGCGCCGCATCCGAGGCCGTGAACGCGATGGCTGGTACCAACTCGATCGGGGCGACCTCCGGCTCGGGAACGGGGGGCGGCTCCAGCGGTAGGGC
The Gemmatimonadota bacterium DNA segment above includes these coding regions:
- the sucC gene encoding ADP-forming succinate--CoA ligase subunit beta, whose amino-acid sequence is MNLHEYQGRALFRAAGIPMPDGDVASTPSEAEAIARRVGGTVVVKAQVHAGGRGKAGGVKLAKNAAEAAEAAEKILGMAIKGLVVQRVLVVPAADIASEAYVGLIMDRATQRPVFMVSPAGGIDIEEVAAKTPEKIRRLAVDPRYGLLPHQALQLALFLYQDIAKARAAARIMEQLYQVFTGNGCSLAEINPLVTTPDGRVVALDAKISIDDNELDRRPDLALLRDESAEEPSEVQARRANLTFIKLEGNVGCVVNGAGLAMATMDLVKFYGGEPANFLDIGGSSNPDKVVNALRIITSDANVKAILFNIFGGITRTDDVANGIKTALSQFPVKVPIVVRLTGTNEAEAVKILQGIGMTALSDMDEAVQKVVALVRGAA
- the sucD gene encoding succinate--CoA ligase subunit alpha codes for the protein MSIFIDKGTRLVVQGITGRDGSFHTRQMLEYGTQVVAGVTPGKGGQLFEGKVPVFNTVEEAVTATGANTSVIYVPPAGAAGAIFEAADAGLGLVVCITEGVPVMDMTRVLPYVRERGARLLGPNCPGLITPGAAKVGIIPGNICLPGRVGLVSRSGTLTYEVVNHLTRHKIGQSTCVGIGGDPLNGTSFIDCLRAFQDDPGTELIVMMGEIGGTDEQNAAAFVRDHVTKPVVGFIAGQTAPPGRRMGHAGAIISGSSGTAAEKIAAFEAAKIAVMRRPVDVVELVKARLK
- the ndk gene encoding nucleoside-diphosphate kinase — protein: MLKPDAIASGKAGQIIAHIQKEGFTIRAARLTRLSEAQAARFYEVHKDRPFYKDLVWFMTSGPVLPMALERDDAVAHFRKILGATDPAEAEAGTIRKLYAESKGKNAVHGSDSPENGVREVAFFFPESEIAGLWG
- a CDS encoding DUF177 domain-containing protein encodes the protein MDVRQLHDGPVETEGQLAADDPLFTGLELQLEGPVRVSGRLAETGTEEFFWRAHVAGRLRGACRRCLADVVVPLEQDIEVLFSADPEAADDPAVYPVEAPVTRIDVRPAVREEVALAASTFPLCREDCAGLCPRCGTDLNTGPCGCAAPSR
- the rpmF gene encoding 50S ribosomal protein L32, coding for MAVPKRKTSKSRKRLRRGHHKAASVATQPCPRCTSPKLSHRVCPTCGYYRGKKMIEVEDA
- the plsX gene encoding phosphate acyltransferase PlsX, giving the protein MGGDNAPQAEVEGAVQALTELPPGFVIQLVGRREAIEAELARHPGVDRSRIELHDAPDVIGMHEKPLAAIRKKPNSSLAIGLGLQKAGASDALVSAGNTGAVLVGSTLLLGLHEGVERATVASLIPSTDDPVLLLDAGATIDCSPRELVGFAWLGTIYMQDVLGRPNPKVGLLNVGEEDEKGNAAAKEAHQLLKQAAGITYVGNVEGRDIVAGHPAVGMLDIVVCDGFVGNIVLKFYESVAKLIVKLVKRESPAVLQQPEIRGVFRHLDYSEYGGAPLLGVKGVSIICHGSSSPNAFKNAIRVATQAVAHDLSAHIGAKFARREAESRP
- a CDS encoding ketoacyl-ACP synthase III, yielding MQRPFAHLAGLGVYLPSQVVTNQDFATRLETSDQWIVERTGIRERRYASPAEPVSVMARGASEAALQRAGLTAAELDAILVATASPDRPLPSTACSLQALLGAQKAAAFDLSAACSGFLYGLTVAEGLICAGQARHVLVVGGEKLTAITDQQDRSTAILFGDGVGAAIVSAGSRDGRGILSTFIKSDGRLAELLYIPGGGTLDPISEKVVRERSHYMKMAGREVFKHAVLTMAEACDEAIRRAGITPDAIDLMVPHQANVRIIDATAKHGGIPPEKVVVTVDRYGNTSAASIPMALAHAEATGRLQPGMLVLLVAFGAGFTWGSAVIRW
- the fabD gene encoding ACP S-malonyltransferase encodes the protein MCPGQGAQRVGMGKDLAERFPEARDTFARIDDALGVALSRIMWEGPEAELTLTHNTQPAILAHSAAVWAVVGERLGPTLRAAAGHSLGEYSAYVAAGALDAASAARLVRRRGELMYEAGTRRPGAMAAVLGLDTAQVEAACAEASTGAEVAVAANLNAPDQTVLSGDPAAVERAGAGCKARGAKRVIGLKVSGAFHSPLMEPAVAGLAEALAGATFADPRVPIVANASAEPVATAARARALLAAQLTAPVRWVGCMQQAAVLAPGATFVEVGPGNVLAGLLKRIVPGAPTLTLGTADDVETFLTTS
- the fabG gene encoding 3-oxoacyl-[acyl-carrier-protein] reductase, which translates into the protein MAHPIDLGGKTAFVTGSTRGIGRAVAGALHQAGARVAIVGRDQARAEAVAAELGERACGVACDVADGAQVEAAVAQAEQALGPVDILVNNAGITRDNLLLRMSESEWHEVLEANLTGAFHTTKAVLKGMMKRRAGRIINVTSIIGLTGNKGQANYAASKAGLIGLTKSVAKEYGSRGLLVNAVAPGFIDTDMTSALPEEARTAMLGGIVLGRFGRPEDVAGAVLFLASDLAGYITGQVLVVDGGLAV
- a CDS encoding acyl carrier protein; its protein translation is MSNVEERVKDIIVEELGVEREKLTNEASFMEDLGADSLDTVELVMAFEKEFDIDIPDEEAEKLRTVGDALKYLHEKLGK